The Clostridium septicum genome contains a region encoding:
- a CDS encoding EscU/YscU/HrcU family type III secretion system export apparatus switch protein: protein MSQRKKAVALKYEENFIAPSVTASGMGIIADNIIEKAEENDVPIVYNKELTDLLCNVDVGSDIPPELYEAVAHIIAYVTDLDRIVER, encoded by the coding sequence ATGAGTCAAAGAAAAAAAGCTGTAGCTTTAAAATATGAGGAAAATTTTATTGCACCTTCAGTTACAGCAAGTGGTATGGGGATAATTGCAGACAATATTATTGAAAAAGCAGAGGAAAATGATGTGCCTATAGTGTATAATAAGGAATTGACAGATTTACTTTGTAATGTAGATGTTGGATCTGATATTCCACCAGAACTTTACGAAGCAGTGGCACATATTATTGCATATGTCACAGATTTAGATAGAATTGTAGAAAGGTGA
- a CDS encoding metallophosphoesterase — protein sequence MALYAISDLHLAFSTDKPMDIFGEKWYKHDEKIKKNWMDKVKEEDLVLIAGDISWSMKAEESKSDLDFIDSLPGKKIISKGNHDYWWQGITKLNKMYENTKFLQNNFYTYKDYAICGSRAWICPGTDRFTEKDKKIYERELIRLKLSLDSAKNSGYTKFIVMIHYPPTNEKHEDSAFTELFKEYGVDKVIYGHLHGPSLGNVINGERDGVEYIMTSCDYINFDPKLILE from the coding sequence ATGGCCTTATATGCTATTTCAGATCTTCATCTTGCTTTTAGCACGGATAAGCCAATGGATATATTCGGCGAAAAATGGTATAAGCATGATGAGAAAATTAAAAAAAATTGGATGGATAAGGTTAAGGAAGAAGATTTAGTATTAATAGCAGGAGATATATCTTGGTCAATGAAAGCTGAAGAAAGTAAGTCTGATTTAGACTTTATAGACTCATTGCCAGGAAAAAAAATAATTTCAAAAGGAAATCATGATTATTGGTGGCAAGGGATAACAAAGTTAAATAAAATGTATGAAAATACAAAATTCCTTCAAAATAACTTCTATACATATAAAGATTATGCTATTTGTGGATCAAGAGCTTGGATTTGTCCAGGTACAGATAGGTTTACAGAAAAGGATAAAAAAATATATGAAAGAGAACTTATAAGACTAAAGTTATCATTAGATTCAGCAAAAAATTCAGGATATACTAAATTTATAGTTATGATACATTATCCACCAACAAATGAAAAACATGAGGATTCAGCTTTTACTGAATTATTTAAAGAATATGGAGTAGATAAAGTTATATATGGGCATCTTCATGGTCCATCACTAGGAAATGTGATAAATGGAGAAAGAGATGGAGTAGAATATATTATGACATCCTGTGACTATATAAACTTTGATCCGAAATTGATTTTAGAGTAA
- a CDS encoding histidinol-phosphatase HisJ family protein has protein sequence MHMMDYHIHSDNSFDGKDSVVSICESAIMAGLNEICFTDHFSLKEDLKTYGTLNMKKYSDEISHCKEIFKNNLIIKAGLEICEPHETENELKETISNIPFDFILGSIHNFDHTGLSTYMRAHDKETSYEDYFRDVDKISTSPFIDVVAHIDLMKRYAFVKHGKYDFNTHKEIIEQILKNIIKRGKGIEVNTSTLRSEINETMPSIDTLKMYKDLGGEIITIGSDAHCTKDVAAGIKESLELLKEVGFENIYTFDERKPIIHKIK, from the coding sequence ATGCATATGATGGATTATCATATTCATTCAGACAATTCCTTCGATGGGAAGGATAGTGTAGTTTCAATATGTGAATCTGCCATAATGGCGGGGTTAAATGAAATTTGCTTTACAGATCATTTCTCTTTAAAAGAGGATTTGAAAACTTATGGAACTTTAAATATGAAAAAATATAGTGATGAAATAAGCCATTGTAAAGAAATATTTAAAAATAATTTGATAATTAAAGCAGGATTGGAGATATGTGAACCACATGAAACAGAAAATGAACTTAAAGAAACAATATCAAATATTCCATTTGATTTTATATTAGGTTCTATCCATAATTTTGATCATACTGGTTTATCAACGTATATGAGGGCTCATGATAAAGAGACAAGTTATGAAGATTATTTTAGAGATGTAGATAAAATTTCTACATCACCATTTATAGATGTAGTTGCACATATAGATTTAATGAAGAGATATGCTTTTGTAAAGCATGGAAAATATGATTTTAATACACATAAAGAAATTATAGAACAAATACTTAAAAATATAATTAAAAGAGGTAAGGGGATAGAAGTAAACACATCTACTTTAAGAAGTGAAATAAATGAAACTATGCCTTCTATAGATACTTTAAAAATGTATAAAGATTTAGGTGGAGAAATAATAACTATAGGCTCTGATGCCCATTGTACAAAAGATGTAGCAGCAGGAATAAAGGAAAGTTTAGAGTTATTAAAAGAAGTTGGCTTTGAAAATATATATACTTTTGATGAAAGAAAGCCAATTATACATAAAATTAAATAG
- a CDS encoding ArsR/SmtB family transcription factor: MDNNYKQFEEVAEFLKVLAHPVRLCIVKGLLEKGCCNVSSMQNCMEMPQSTISQHLQKLRSVGIIKGERNGLEIVYKIADSRVEKILEALII; the protein is encoded by the coding sequence ATGGATAATAATTATAAGCAATTTGAAGAAGTAGCAGAATTTTTAAAAGTTTTAGCTCATCCAGTTAGATTATGTATTGTAAAGGGACTTTTAGAAAAGGGATGTTGTAATGTAAGTAGCATGCAAAATTGCATGGAAATGCCTCAATCTACTATCTCTCAACACCTACAAAAATTAAGAAGTGTTGGTATTATAAAGGGTGAAAGAAACGGACTTGAAATTGTATATAAAATAGCAGATTCCAGAGTTGAGAAAATATTAGAAGCATTAATTATATAA
- a CDS encoding CoA-disulfide reductase: MNKKVLIVGGVAGGASAAARLRRLNENIEIIVFEKGEYISFANCGLPYYVGESIKERDALLLQTPEKMKARFNIDVRINSEVISIDANKKTIKVNSRFDGEYEESYDYLVLSPGAKPIKPNLPGIDSNKIFQVRNLPDIDNIKQYVDNKNVKNAVVIGGGFIGIEMTENLKERGIQVTLIEAAPHILTPLDSEFSALVEKELNENGISIILEDKVIGFDDRGLDIKVKLSSGKEIVCDMIVSAIGVTPDTEFIKGSGIELGERGHIKVDEHMRTNKDGVFAVGDAISVRDFVNGNEAFIPLAGPANRQGRIVADNIANIDSKYKGTLGTSIIKVFDMVAATTGNNERTLKRYGIKYNKVYLHPMSHAGYYPNSTPLTIKVLYDFEGKILGAQALGYEGVDKFIDVIATTINFGGTINDLTELELAYAPPFLSAKSPANMAGFMAQNQSKSLIDVINIDELKDFNPEKSMLLDVRDKEEVINGAIKDSINIPVNNLRENLDKLDKDKEILIYCAVGIRGYIAGRILTNNGFKVKNLNGGYKTYSNYEYRAKEIKNEDKINNNTINKDLETMVVKELNATGLSCPGPLMQVKATMDKMNNGDILKVKVSDEGFYRDIEAWTKRTRNELLCIDKNKGIIEATIKKGLSQSASETAITTSNISEKNGQTMVVFSGDLDKAIASFIIANGAAAMGKKVTMLFTFWGLNILRKQEKIKVSKNIIEKAFGIMMPRGSKKLGLSKMNMCGIGSKMIRGVMNNKNIQSLEDLMQAAIDNGIEIVACTMSMDVMGIKKEELIDGITYGGVGYYLGEAEEANVNLFI; encoded by the coding sequence ATGAATAAAAAAGTTTTAATTGTTGGAGGAGTGGCAGGAGGAGCATCAGCAGCAGCAAGACTTAGAAGATTAAATGAAAATATAGAAATAATTGTTTTTGAAAAAGGAGAATATATATCTTTTGCAAATTGCGGTTTACCTTATTATGTAGGAGAATCAATAAAGGAAAGAGATGCGTTATTACTTCAAACTCCTGAGAAAATGAAAGCACGATTTAATATTGATGTAAGAATAAATAGCGAAGTTATAAGTATAGATGCTAATAAAAAAACGATTAAAGTTAATTCAAGGTTTGATGGTGAATATGAAGAAAGCTATGATTATCTTGTTTTATCGCCTGGAGCAAAGCCTATAAAGCCTAATCTGCCAGGTATTGACAGTAATAAAATTTTTCAAGTAAGAAATTTACCTGATATAGATAATATAAAGCAATATGTAGACAATAAAAATGTTAAAAATGCAGTTGTTATTGGTGGTGGATTTATTGGAATAGAAATGACTGAGAACTTAAAAGAAAGAGGGATTCAAGTTACTTTAATAGAAGCAGCACCACATATATTAACACCACTTGACTCTGAATTTTCAGCTTTGGTAGAAAAGGAGTTAAACGAAAATGGCATAAGTATAATCCTAGAAGATAAGGTTATCGGATTTGATGATAGAGGATTAGATATTAAAGTAAAACTTTCAAGTGGTAAAGAAATAGTTTGTGATATGATTGTTTCAGCCATAGGTGTAACCCCGGATACTGAGTTTATTAAAGGATCAGGAATTGAGCTTGGAGAAAGAGGACATATTAAAGTTGATGAGCATATGAGAACAAATAAAGATGGTGTATTTGCAGTAGGAGATGCTATTTCAGTTAGAGATTTTGTAAATGGAAATGAAGCTTTTATTCCTTTAGCAGGCCCTGCAAATAGACAAGGAAGAATAGTGGCAGATAATATAGCTAACATTGACTCAAAATATAAAGGAACATTAGGAACTTCTATTATAAAAGTTTTTGATATGGTAGCTGCTACAACAGGGAATAATGAAAGAACTTTAAAGAGATATGGAATTAAATATAATAAAGTCTATTTACACCCAATGAGTCATGCAGGATATTATCCAAATTCAACACCATTAACAATTAAAGTTTTATATGATTTTGAAGGAAAAATTTTAGGAGCACAAGCATTAGGATATGAAGGTGTAGATAAATTTATAGATGTAATAGCAACAACAATTAATTTTGGTGGAACTATCAATGATTTAACAGAATTAGAGCTTGCATATGCCCCTCCATTTTTATCTGCAAAATCACCAGCAAATATGGCTGGGTTTATGGCACAAAACCAAAGTAAATCTTTAATAGATGTCATCAACATAGATGAGCTAAAGGATTTTAACCCAGAGAAGAGCATGCTTTTAGATGTAAGAGATAAAGAAGAGGTTATAAATGGAGCTATAAAAGATTCAATAAATATACCAGTAAATAATTTAAGAGAAAATTTAGATAAATTAGATAAAGATAAAGAAATACTGATTTACTGTGCAGTAGGAATAAGAGGATATATAGCAGGTAGAATATTAACTAATAATGGATTTAAGGTTAAAAATTTAAATGGTGGATATAAAACTTATTCAAATTATGAATATAGAGCAAAAGAAATAAAAAATGAAGATAAAATAAATAACAATACGATAAATAAAGACTTAGAAACAATGGTTGTTAAGGAATTAAATGCTACAGGGCTTTCTTGTCCAGGTCCATTAATGCAAGTGAAGGCAACTATGGATAAAATGAATAATGGAGATATATTAAAGGTAAAAGTATCGGATGAAGGTTTTTACAGAGATATTGAAGCATGGACAAAGAGAACTAGAAATGAATTATTATGTATAGATAAAAATAAGGGGATAATTGAAGCAACAATTAAAAAAGGTTTAAGTCAGAGTGCTAGTGAGACTGCTATTACAACTTCAAATATAAGTGAAAAGAATGGACAAACAATGGTTGTATTTAGTGGAGACTTAGACAAAGCAATAGCATCATTTATAATAGCTAATGGAGCGGCAGCTATGGGGAAAAAGGTAACAATGTTATTTACCTTCTGGGGACTAAATATTTTAAGAAAACAAGAGAAAATAAAGGTATCTAAAAATATTATAGAAAAAGCATTTGGAATTATGATGCCAAGAGGTAGTAAAAAATTAGGTTTATCAAAAATGAACATGTGTGGAATAGGATCTAAAATGATTAGAGGAGTCATGAATAACAAGAACATTCAATCATTAGAAGATCTAATGCAAGCAGCTATAGATAATGGAATAGAAATAGTAGCATGTACTATGTCAATGGATGTAATGGGAATAAAGAAAGAAGAGCTTATAGATGGAATAACTTATGGTGGTGTAGGATATTATCTAGGGGAAGCTGAAGAAGCAAATGTTAATTTGTTTATTTAA